A window from Corynebacterium singulare encodes these proteins:
- a CDS encoding DUF2891 family protein: MTSLETLATAWAKGIVDVLEREFPAAMHHTSASADDCHVRPRKLHPSFYGCFDWHSSVHMQYSGVLLLDQLPHSPSRTRLEELLDARLSPAALAVEHEYITKNPGYEMPYGRAWLLQLAAVRPTEPLLALAELTATQCQQWLESLNHPVRHGVHSNTAFNLFLMLEASEKLELTALTESIRAAAVSLFGGDHNYPICWEPSGHDFLSNGLAEALLMSRVHPDFPDWFDTFLPDRAAALTFLSHIPEVLDPTDGRLAHLYGLALSRAWMLTELSPYFNTPVRERAECLAASAEPQLIDGDFMSTHWLVTYALRYQLAAARAFRTD, encoded by the coding sequence ATGACATCGCTTGAGACATTGGCCACCGCGTGGGCGAAGGGGATCGTGGACGTCCTTGAGCGCGAGTTCCCCGCCGCGATGCACCACACAAGTGCCTCCGCTGATGATTGCCACGTGCGCCCGCGCAAGCTGCACCCCAGTTTTTATGGGTGCTTCGACTGGCATTCCAGCGTGCACATGCAGTATTCCGGTGTGCTGTTACTGGATCAACTACCGCACAGCCCTAGCCGCACACGATTGGAAGAATTATTGGATGCACGGCTAAGCCCAGCAGCGTTGGCCGTTGAGCACGAGTACATCACCAAGAATCCGGGTTATGAGATGCCCTATGGCCGTGCTTGGTTGCTGCAGTTGGCCGCTGTCCGCCCGACTGAGCCGCTGCTAGCGCTGGCTGAACTCACCGCCACGCAGTGTCAACAGTGGCTGGAGTCTCTCAACCACCCGGTGCGCCACGGAGTGCATTCCAACACCGCGTTCAATCTCTTCCTCATGCTCGAAGCTTCGGAGAAGCTCGAACTCACTGCGCTCACGGAGTCGATTCGTGCCGCTGCGGTCAGCTTGTTCGGTGGGGACCACAATTACCCCATCTGCTGGGAACCTTCCGGCCATGATTTCCTGTCTAACGGGCTTGCGGAAGCTCTACTCATGTCCCGCGTACACCCGGATTTTCCTGACTGGTTTGATACTTTCCTTCCAGACCGCGCGGCGGCACTGACTTTTCTTTCTCACATCCCGGAAGTCCTCGACCCCACCGATGGCCGCCTAGCCCACCTCTATGGTTTGGCACTTTCACGCGCATGGATGCTTACGGAGCTGTCCCCGTATTTCAATACCCCGGTAAGGGAACGTGCAGAGTGCCTCGCAGCGAGCGCGGAGCCTCAGCTTATCGACGGCGACTTCATGTCCACCCACTGGCTTGTCACCTACGCTCTGCGCTACCAGCTCGCCGCTGCCCGTGCTTTCAGGACCGACTAG
- a CDS encoding AAA family ATPase, protein MARYPIRRLEAQSFGPFREIDVEFSPKLNIVVGDNSSGKSFFLKLLYTAAKTVKDSDNLTKKEFNSALASKLMGVYRPDALGRLTRRTKGAARANVDITFAGVKQRLSWNFSSRSKSEVSTESLPQISKEDFEDEPIYLPTHELLSLSASFLSFFENYEVDFDETWRDTLLLLHQPALRGPRVAEASKLVSPFSKLLSDGSVVENNGRFYLKQPGIGNLEAPLVAEGHRKLAMLVRLIANGALLNSGYLFWDEPEANLNPASQKAIAHALRALAAAGTQVFVVTHSVFLLRELQMSENKAEDTRYVGLSRDSGDASDAEVVVQSAPELDDLDVIAALDAEVEQAERYLSW, encoded by the coding sequence ATGGCAAGGTATCCCATCCGAAGGTTGGAAGCACAGTCTTTCGGCCCCTTTCGCGAAATTGATGTTGAGTTTTCTCCGAAGCTCAACATCGTTGTCGGTGACAATTCCTCGGGTAAATCTTTTTTCCTCAAGCTGCTTTATACAGCCGCCAAGACCGTCAAGGATTCGGATAACCTCACCAAGAAAGAGTTTAACTCCGCACTTGCTTCCAAACTCATGGGTGTCTATCGGCCTGATGCGCTAGGCCGGCTGACTCGCCGCACCAAAGGCGCAGCCCGCGCAAATGTCGACATCACCTTTGCTGGAGTAAAGCAGCGTCTTTCATGGAATTTTTCGTCGCGCTCAAAGTCAGAGGTTTCCACGGAATCATTACCTCAAATTTCCAAAGAGGATTTTGAAGACGAGCCGATCTACCTTCCCACCCATGAATTACTGAGCCTATCGGCGAGCTTCCTCAGCTTCTTTGAAAATTACGAAGTTGATTTTGATGAAACATGGCGGGATACCCTTCTCTTGCTCCATCAACCTGCTTTGCGCGGCCCCAGAGTCGCCGAGGCTTCGAAGTTGGTTAGCCCCTTCTCTAAGCTCCTCTCTGACGGTTCTGTCGTAGAAAACAATGGCAGGTTTTATCTCAAGCAACCGGGAATTGGCAATCTTGAGGCTCCACTCGTAGCAGAAGGCCATAGGAAGTTAGCAATGCTCGTTCGCCTCATTGCCAACGGAGCGTTGTTAAATAGTGGTTACCTTTTCTGGGATGAGCCGGAAGCAAATCTCAATCCTGCTTCACAAAAGGCAATTGCCCATGCGCTTCGCGCACTTGCTGCTGCAGGAACCCAGGTCTTCGTGGTTACTCATAGCGTCTTTCTTCTCCGGGAGCTCCAAATGAGCGAGAACAAAGCCGAGGACACTCGGTACGTAGGGCTTTCACGAGACTCTGGTGATGCTTCCGATGCCGAAGTAGTTGTTCAGTCGGCTCCAGAGCTCGATGATCTTGACGTCATTGCTGCTCTTGATGCCGAGGTCGAGCAAGCAGAACGCTACCTGAGCTGGTAA
- a CDS encoding DUF2200 domain-containing protein, which yields MSHRIFSVPFADIYPHYVTKVERKDRSVEELHEVITWLTGYSVEELDRVREEKATLEEFFAQAPALNPSRSLITGSICGHKVQEIEDPLRQNIRYMDKLVDELAKGKAMAKILRC from the coding sequence ATGTCCCACCGCATCTTTTCCGTGCCCTTCGCCGACATCTACCCGCACTACGTCACCAAGGTTGAGCGCAAAGACAGATCCGTTGAAGAACTCCACGAGGTCATCACGTGGTTGACCGGATACTCTGTGGAAGAACTCGATCGCGTTCGTGAGGAAAAGGCCACGCTCGAGGAGTTCTTCGCCCAAGCCCCAGCGCTGAACCCGTCCCGCTCCCTCATCACCGGCAGTATTTGTGGGCACAAGGTCCAAGAGATCGAAGACCCGCTCAGGCAGAACATTCGGTACATGGACAAGCTCGTTGACGAACTGGCAAAAGGAAAAGCGATGGCGAAGATCCTGCGCTGCTAA